The Streptomyces nigra genome includes the window CCCGCCCCGGCCGCGGGCGCCGACCACGAGGAGCCCGGCGTCCGCGCCGGCCTCGATCAGGGTGTGCCGGACCCTGCCGCGCACCAGCCGGCGCTCGACGGGCACGTCCGGGTACCGGTCGCCGAGCCCGCCGAGGGCCTCGGCGAGCACCCGCTCCTCCTCGTCGTGCAGCCGCCCCTCGTCGTACGTGACGAACGGCGGGTCGGCCGGTGAGGCGTAGGCGCGCTCGGTCCGGGTGCTCCACACGTGCACTGCCACCAGGGGCCTGCCGTGCCAAGAGGCCTGCGCGAAGGCGAACTCGACGGCGCCCCGGGCGGCGGGCGAGCCGTCGACGGCGAGCAGGACCGGCCCTGACGGATGCGGATCGTCGCGCATGACCAGGACCGGGCAGGAGGCGTGCGCGGCGAGGTGCCCGGTCGTGGACCCCACCCGCAGGGCGCCGAAGCGGCCCTGGCCCCGGCTGCCGAGGACGAGCAGGGACGCGGTGCGCGACTCGATCTCCAGCACCTCCACGGGGTCGCCGACGACGACCTCGTGCTCCACGGGGGCACCGGGGGCGATGGCACGGGCCCGCTGTTCGGCCTCGCCGAGCGTGCCGTCGATGAGCTGGGGCACCCCGGCCGCCGAGGAGGGCTCCCAGAGGCGGCCGCCGACCGGTATGCGTGCGGGCGGCCGGCCGAACGCGTGCACCACGCGCAGGCCCACCCCGTGCGCGCGGGCCTCGCGGGCGGCGGCCTCCACCGCCGCGAGGCTCGACGGCGAGCCGTCCACGCCCACCACTACCGGGCCGGCACCGTCCATCGTGTTCCCCTTTCCGGCGGAAGGCCGCGAGACCGCGGCACCGGCCGCACGCGCTCCGGGCCACTCCCCCGCCCTTCCAGGGTCGCCCCGCGGCGGGTGTCCCGCACGGCCCGGCCCCGCGGCGGCGGGTCAGTCGGGGAGGACGAGCCGGGCCGTGTCGCCGGGCTCCACCGACACCTCGCGGTCCGGCAGGCGGATGGTGATCGGGGAGATGTCGGAGGACGGGACCGCGATCTCCAGCAGGCCCCGCTCGAGGCGCAGCCGTACGCCCCAGTTGCCCTGGTAGAGCAGCGAGAAGCCGTACGAGGACAGCTCGGGCAGCGGGACGGGGTCCAGGCGCAGCGCGCCGTCGCGCGTCTCCAGACCGGTCACCCCGCGCTGGACGAGGTCCAGGGTGCCGGCCATGGCGCCGAGGTGGATGCCCTCGCCGGTGGTGCCGCCCTGGACGTCGGCGATGTCGCCCTGGAGGGCCTCCTGGACGAACGCCCACGCGTCGCTTCGCCGGCACCGGGCCAGCACCCAGCCGTGGACCAGGCCGCTGAGGGTGGAGCCGTGACTGGTGCGGTGCAGGTAGTACTCGACGGTGCGCCGCCAGACGCCCTCGTTCAGCAGGTGCCCCAACCGGCGGAAGAGCGAGCCCAGTTCGGACGGCGAGAACAGATAGCCGAGCATCAGCACGTCGGCCTGCTTGGACGCCTTGTAGCGGTTGACGGTGTCGCCCTCGGCCTCCAGGATCCGGTCGAGGCGCCGGATGTCGCCGTATCGCTCCCGGTACCCCTGCCAGTCCAGTTCGGCCAGGTCGCCGTAGCCCTCGAACTGGCTGATGACACCGTCGTGGAACGGCAGGTGCAGGGTGCGGGAGACCTCCTGCCACCGTTCGAGCTCGCCCGCGTCCAGGGCGGTCCGCTCGGCGAGTTCGCGGCGGCGCGGCTCGGGCAGCATGTCCATCAGGTCGAGCGTGCGGGCCAGCACCCAGGCCACGGTGACGTTCGTGTACGCGTTGTCGTCGAGGCCCGGGGTGTCGGCGTCCGGGTAGGCCTCGTGGTACTCGTCGGGTCCGACGACCCCCTTGATGCGGTGCCGGCCCAGTTCGTCGTCGTACTCGGCCTTGTCCGCCCAGAAGCGCGCGATCTGCAGCAGCATCTCGGCGCCCTTGGTGTGCAGGAACTCCATGTCGCCGCTGGCCTCGCAGTACTGCCACACGTTGTAGGCGATGGCGGAGCCCACATGGTGCTGGAGCCAGGAGTGGTCGGGCAGCCAGCGTCCCGAGCGCGGGTTGAGGTGGAGCTGCTGGGTCTCCTCGCGTCCGTCGCTGCCGCTCTGCCACGGGTACATCGCGCCGCGCCGGCCGGCCCGCGCGGCGGTGGTGCAGGCCTGTTCGAGGCGCCGGTGGCGGTAGTGCAGCAGGGCGCGGGAGACCTCCGGGAAGTGCAGGTTGAGGAAGGGCAGGACGAACAGCTCGTCCCAGAAGACGTGCCCGCGGTAGGCCTCGCCGTGCAGGCCGCGCGCGGGCACGCCGACGTCGAGGTCGGCGGTGTGCGGGGAGAGGGTCTGCAGGACGTGGAAGAGGTGCAGTCGCAGGATGCGGCCGGGTTCGCCGGGCACCTCGAGTTCTGCGCGGCGCCACAGCTGGCCCCAGGCGACGCGGTGGGTGGCGGTCAGCGCGTCGAAGCCGGGCGCCCGGGCGACACGGTCGACGGCGGCGTGCAGCGGGTCGCTGATGGCCGGGTCGTGGGAGGTGTGCAGCGCGACGGTCTTGTCGACGGTGGCGGTGCGGCCGGGCGCGAGGTCGAGCGTGACGCACTGGACGATGCGGGACGTCTCGCGGCGGACCGTGACGAGGGCGCCTGCCGTGAACCGGGCGGCGAGGCCGATACGGACGTCGGACGTGCGGGTGCGGCAGCGCAGCCAGACCGAGTCCTCGGTGGAGACGCCGGTGTGGACGTGGGTGAGGTGGTGCCCGTCGAGGTCCCGGTAGCGCGCCACGCCCGAGTTGGTCACTCCCCCGTCCAGAGCCGCCTCGACCTCCAGCGGGCCGGAGAGGCCCTCGGCGGTGAACTCGGTGCGCAGCGCGGCCACATGGGGGTCGGCCATATGTACAAGACGGCGTTGACGCACCGTCAGTGTCCGTCCGCCGCCCAGGTCGTACCGGGTCACGCGCTCCAGCACGCCCGCGGCCAGGTCGAGGCCCTGCCGGTGCTCCAGCACCTCCGTCGAGTCGGGGTCGATCCAGTCGCCG containing:
- a CDS encoding universal stress protein, which produces MDGAGPVVVGVDGSPSSLAAVEAAAREARAHGVGLRVVHAFGRPPARIPVGGRLWEPSSAAGVPQLIDGTLGEAEQRARAIAPGAPVEHEVVVGDPVEVLEIESRTASLLVLGSRGQGRFGALRVGSTTGHLAAHASCPVLVMRDDPHPSGPVLLAVDGSPAARGAVEFAFAQASWHGRPLVAVHVWSTRTERAYASPADPPFVTYDEGRLHDEEERVLAEALGGLGDRYPDVPVERRLVRGRVRHTLIEAGADAGLLVVGARGRGGFAGLLLGSVSQAVLHHAPCPVAVVRARPV
- a CDS encoding glycoside hydrolase family 65 protein; amino-acid sequence: MTDVGTDAGADGWSWEYEGYKAADERLRESLCTLGNGYFATRGALPECDADDVHYPGTYVAGIYNRLTSEVAGRTVENEDMVNVPNWLPLRYRLPDGDWIDPDSTEVLEHRQGLDLAAGVLERVTRYDLGGGRTLTVRQRRLVHMADPHVAALRTEFTAEGLSGPLEVEAALDGGVTNSGVARYRDLDGHHLTHVHTGVSTEDSVWLRCRTRTSDVRIGLAARFTAGALVTVRRETSRIVQCVTLDLAPGRTATVDKTVALHTSHDPAISDPLHAAVDRVARAPGFDALTATHRVAWGQLWRRAELEVPGEPGRILRLHLFHVLQTLSPHTADLDVGVPARGLHGEAYRGHVFWDELFVLPFLNLHFPEVSRALLHYRHRRLEQACTTAARAGRRGAMYPWQSGSDGREETQQLHLNPRSGRWLPDHSWLQHHVGSAIAYNVWQYCEASGDMEFLHTKGAEMLLQIARFWADKAEYDDELGRHRIKGVVGPDEYHEAYPDADTPGLDDNAYTNVTVAWVLARTLDLMDMLPEPRRRELAERTALDAGELERWQEVSRTLHLPFHDGVISQFEGYGDLAELDWQGYRERYGDIRRLDRILEAEGDTVNRYKASKQADVLMLGYLFSPSELGSLFRRLGHLLNEGVWRRTVEYYLHRTSHGSTLSGLVHGWVLARCRRSDAWAFVQEALQGDIADVQGGTTGEGIHLGAMAGTLDLVQRGVTGLETRDGALRLDPVPLPELSSYGFSLLYQGNWGVRLRLERGLLEIAVPSSDISPITIRLPDREVSVEPGDTARLVLPD